From Mesomycoplasma dispar, a single genomic window includes:
- the secA gene encoding preprotein translocase subunit SecA codes for MKKLISFFKTSSELRLAYRLLKQINQKRSYYGAMTDYDLANQTNVLKKRLANGEKLKDIRVDAFAVAREATKRVLGKTPYDVQILGGLILDMGSVAEMKTGEGKTIASIPPVYLNALSGQGVIVSTVNEYLAERDATDNGKVYNFLGLSVGINKAEMDAETKRLMYRADITYSIHSELGFDYLRDNMVFSAAEKVQRGLNFCLIDEIDSILIDEAKTPLIISGGKTNSPAEYLSANQFVNTLIDEDFYIDEETKGIKLNDKGIDKANAFFGLRNLYEIQNSELVHRIQNALRANKVMKRDVEYIVQNGKIELVDQFTGRIMAGRSYSEGLQQALQAKERIDIEPETKTLATITYQNFFRLFKKLSGMTGTAKTEEQEFIDVYNMRVNVIPTNKPLVRKDEKDEIFATVHQKNQAIIAEVERIHKTGQPILIGTSQVVDSETLSEMLNQKGLYHTVLNAKQNQLEAEIIAKAGRKNAITIATNMAGRGTDIILEPGVIQLGGLYILGTDKAESRRIDNQLRGRSGRQGDVGVSRFFISLQDQLLRRFSNFEQIFDVYGLTTGPIKGKYIHSVLLAAQKKIEGFNFDMRKTVLSYDDVIRQQRDLIYTQRDILLQIENFDHYIQKMIIRAVDIILGYDFILLPNQEIHYANLINYLNDNLSRITHFDFGQVGIENYPFEQLSEFLIKQLETIYFEQIQTVLKENLGDTYFESERHIILSTLDSQWQNHIDTIDKLRSSANLVQYSQKNPYQIFTEEATKKFNILVSESAYQAIVALFNNANAQKMEYHQAILSDGSAISYPANTPEELIEQIIAANEERIAVLNRIEAEKQPEFIAKQLADLEIEMVDSGEEFELWKIANNKLVNLKADMPLDEKRNILVKMNEEQLELIKEKQKKEQEERLQEERLDQEEGLEIQYYNSLEEFLDEDDEDEDEEADGNTVENQEENLSHSTGFIDLKNDPDAFIKMFRPESENTRDTSIKEASHNHNTDTNQENNSEKTNETEIINDKNSELENQSKD; via the coding sequence ATGAAAAAACTAATTAGTTTCTTTAAAACTTCTTCGGAATTAAGACTTGCGTATCGGCTTTTAAAGCAGATCAATCAAAAACGTAGTTATTATGGTGCGATGACTGATTATGATCTTGCTAATCAAACTAATGTTCTTAAAAAAAGATTAGCAAATGGTGAGAAACTTAAAGATATTAGAGTCGATGCTTTTGCCGTCGCCCGCGAAGCAACCAAACGTGTTTTAGGAAAAACCCCTTATGATGTACAAATTCTTGGGGGTTTAATTCTTGATATGGGTTCGGTTGCCGAAATGAAAACTGGGGAAGGGAAAACAATCGCATCAATTCCACCTGTTTATCTCAACGCACTTTCAGGTCAAGGGGTAATTGTCTCAACTGTTAACGAATATCTTGCCGAACGTGATGCAACTGATAACGGAAAAGTTTATAATTTTTTAGGTCTTTCAGTTGGAATTAACAAAGCCGAAATGGATGCTGAAACGAAAAGGTTAATGTACAGAGCCGATATTACTTATTCAATCCATTCAGAACTTGGTTTTGACTATTTACGTGATAATATGGTTTTTTCAGCAGCTGAAAAAGTGCAAAGGGGACTAAATTTTTGTCTAATCGATGAAATTGATTCAATTTTAATTGATGAAGCCAAAACTCCTCTAATAATTAGTGGTGGAAAAACTAACTCGCCAGCAGAATATTTATCGGCGAACCAATTTGTTAACACTCTCATAGATGAAGATTTTTATATCGACGAAGAAACTAAAGGGATCAAACTAAATGATAAAGGGATCGACAAAGCAAATGCTTTTTTTGGGTTAAGAAATTTATACGAAATTCAAAACTCCGAACTAGTTCATCGAATTCAGAATGCTCTTCGTGCAAATAAAGTAATGAAACGCGATGTCGAATACATCGTCCAGAACGGTAAAATCGAGTTAGTTGACCAATTTACTGGAAGAATTATGGCTGGTAGATCTTATTCTGAAGGTCTTCAGCAAGCGCTGCAGGCTAAAGAAAGAATCGATATTGAACCTGAGACAAAAACGCTTGCAACAATTACCTACCAAAATTTTTTCCGTCTTTTTAAAAAATTATCAGGGATGACTGGAACTGCCAAAACTGAAGAGCAAGAATTCATCGATGTTTATAATATGCGCGTGAATGTAATTCCGACAAACAAACCGTTGGTTCGTAAAGATGAAAAAGACGAAATTTTTGCCACAGTTCACCAAAAAAATCAGGCAATTATCGCTGAAGTCGAAAGAATTCATAAAACAGGTCAGCCAATTCTAATTGGAACCTCACAAGTTGTTGACTCCGAAACTCTCTCGGAAATGCTAAATCAAAAAGGACTTTATCACACAGTTCTAAATGCTAAACAAAACCAACTTGAAGCCGAAATTATCGCCAAAGCTGGAAGGAAAAACGCGATCACAATTGCTACGAATATGGCCGGAAGAGGAACTGATATTATTTTAGAACCTGGAGTAATTCAGCTTGGTGGGCTTTATATTCTCGGAACCGACAAAGCCGAATCACGACGGATTGACAATCAACTTCGCGGGCGTTCTGGACGTCAAGGTGATGTGGGAGTATCGCGCTTTTTTATCTCGCTTCAAGATCAACTTTTACGTCGTTTTTCTAATTTTGAACAAATTTTTGATGTTTATGGCCTAACAACTGGTCCAATCAAAGGAAAATATATCCACTCCGTTTTACTTGCCGCACAAAAGAAGATCGAAGGTTTTAACTTCGATATGCGTAAAACTGTGCTCAGTTATGACGATGTTATTCGGCAACAACGAGATTTAATTTACACCCAAAGAGATATTCTTCTCCAAATCGAAAATTTTGACCATTATATTCAAAAAATGATCATCAGAGCCGTTGACATCATTCTCGGTTATGATTTTATTCTCCTTCCAAACCAAGAAATTCATTATGCAAATTTGATAAATTATCTAAACGATAATTTATCAAGAATTACCCATTTTGACTTTGGGCAAGTCGGGATTGAAAATTATCCTTTTGAACAACTTAGTGAATTTTTAATTAAACAATTGGAAACTATTTATTTTGAACAAATTCAAACAGTTTTAAAAGAAAATTTAGGCGATACTTACTTTGAATCAGAACGTCATATTATTTTATCAACACTTGATAGTCAATGACAAAATCATATCGATACTATTGATAAATTAAGATCTTCAGCTAATTTAGTTCAATACTCACAGAAAAATCCTTACCAAATTTTTACTGAAGAAGCGACAAAAAAGTTCAACATTTTAGTTTCTGAATCAGCATATCAAGCAATAGTTGCGCTTTTTAACAATGCTAACGCCCAAAAAATGGAATACCACCAGGCGATTTTATCCGATGGTAGCGCAATTTCTTATCCAGCAAACACTCCTGAAGAATTAATTGAACAAATAATCGCTGCTAACGAAGAAAGAATTGCCGTTTTAAACCGAATCGAAGCAGAAAAACAACCTGAATTTATTGCAAAACAACTTGCTGATCTTGAAATTGAAATGGTTGACTCAGGTGAAGAATTTGAACTTTGGAAAATTGCAAATAATAAACTTGTCAATCTAAAAGCGGATATGCCACTTGATGAAAAACGTAACATTTTAGTAAAAATGAACGAAGAACAACTTGAGTTAATTAAAGAAAAACAAAAAAAAGAGCAAGAAGAACGACTGCAAGAAGAGCGATTAGATCAAGAAGAAGGCTTAGAAATTCAGTATTATAATAGTCTTGAAGAATTTTTAGACGAAGATGACGAAGACGAAGACGAAGAAGCAGATGGTAACACTGTCGAAAATCAGGAAGAAAATTTATCACATTCAACTGGCTTTATCGACCTTAAAAACGACCCCGATGCTTTCATCAAAATGTTTCGCCCTGAGAGTGAAAATACTCGGGATACTTCTATAAAAGAAGCTAGTCACAATCATAACACTGACACAAATCAAGAAAATAATTCTGAAAAAACGAATGAGACTGAAATAATAAATGATAAAAATTCAGAATTAGAAAATCAATCCAAAGATTAA
- a CDS encoding YebC/PmpR family DNA-binding transcriptional regulator: MAGHSKWANIKHRKGAQDAIKAKIFNKFSKEIMVAVAKGGSDPNSNPALRLIISKARAKSMPKSNIEKAIAKGEGSTNDGENFKEIIYSGTLAHGISVIVVILTDNTNRAISSLQALFRRANGQIGKQNSIPYLFEQKGYLEIEKANLNEDELMLFALENGADDFQSDEENFLIYCEPRKINELKSEIEKKYNPNFSAVEISYFPDTWVELDQETTEKISNQIDNFLDDEDIQNVYHNLKF; this comes from the coding sequence ATGGCAGGACATTCGAAATGGGCAAATATTAAACACCGTAAAGGTGCCCAAGATGCAATAAAAGCAAAGATTTTTAATAAATTTTCTAAAGAAATTATGGTCGCTGTTGCAAAAGGTGGTTCTGATCCTAATTCAAATCCAGCATTAAGACTTATCATCTCAAAAGCTCGCGCCAAATCGATGCCAAAATCAAATATCGAAAAGGCGATTGCAAAAGGCGAAGGTTCAACTAATGACGGTGAAAATTTTAAAGAAATAATTTATTCAGGAACTTTAGCACACGGAATTAGTGTTATTGTTGTAATTTTAACTGATAATACCAACCGTGCAATTTCATCTTTGCAGGCACTTTTTCGCCGTGCAAACGGCCAAATTGGTAAACAAAATTCAATTCCTTACTTATTCGAACAAAAAGGTTATTTAGAAATTGAAAAAGCAAACCTAAACGAAGATGAACTAATGCTTTTCGCCCTTGAAAATGGCGCTGATGATTTCCAAAGCGATGAAGAAAATTTCCTAATTTATTGTGAACCACGGAAAATTAACGAATTAAAAAGTGAAATTGAAAAAAAATATAATCCCAATTTTAGCGCTGTTGAAATTAGTTATTTCCCTGATACTTGAGTTGAATTAGACCAAGAAACAACTGAAAAAATATCAAACCAAATTGATAATTTTCTTGATGATGAAGATATTCAAAATGTCTATCATAATTTAAAATTCTAA
- a CDS encoding thymidine phosphorylase, with amino-acid sequence MNLFEIIEKKAQKQRLNEEEINFMINGFMSGLIADYQFSSFLMAILINGLDDNELFYFTREIIASGKTINLSKINGVKIDKHSTGGVGDKISLIIGPIFAALGYKVAKMSGRGLGFTGGTIDKLESISGFRTQLTEVSFLDQVQQIGLAITAQSNALVPADKKIYALRDVTGTVSSIPLIASSIMAKKIATGADIILIDVKCGSGAFMTELSGAKKLASKIKMLGKKFGKKTIVKITNMEAPLGKMIGNKNEIIESLSILQGNQSQLSDFASELVAQTLSEVEKIKLEKAREKVANIIESGIPSEIFLKMVSSQGGNPTTIQSSNFWIPAYKEEIFAPQNGYIKWENASIFGKIVAFLGGGRTKLNQKIDYEAGISLEVETGTYVQEDQLIFTLFSSNPIDLQKIQDLITKTFSINPEPEFQQMFLN; translated from the coding sequence ATGAATTTATTCGAAATAATTGAAAAAAAAGCGCAAAAACAACGACTGAACGAAGAAGAAATTAACTTTATGATTAACGGTTTCATGAGCGGATTAATTGCCGATTACCAATTTTCTTCTTTTCTAATGGCAATTTTAATTAATGGACTTGATGATAATGAACTTTTTTATTTTACACGTGAAATTATTGCATCAGGAAAAACAATTAACCTTTCAAAAATTAACGGTGTTAAAATTGACAAACACTCAACTGGAGGAGTCGGTGATAAAATTTCGCTAATTATCGGACCAATTTTTGCCGCTCTTGGTTATAAAGTTGCGAAAATGTCTGGACGCGGACTCGGTTTTACTGGTGGCACAATTGATAAATTAGAATCAATTTCTGGTTTTCGCACACAATTAACTGAGGTTAGTTTTTTAGATCAAGTTCAACAAATTGGTCTTGCAATTACCGCTCAATCAAATGCGCTTGTTCCCGCTGATAAAAAAATTTACGCCCTACGCGATGTAACTGGAACCGTTTCTTCAATTCCCTTAATTGCAAGTTCAATAATGGCGAAAAAAATTGCCACTGGTGCTGATATAATTTTAATCGATGTCAAATGTGGAAGTGGCGCTTTTATGACCGAACTTTCGGGAGCAAAAAAATTAGCTAGCAAAATCAAAATGCTAGGAAAAAAATTTGGTAAAAAAACAATCGTAAAAATCACTAACATGGAAGCCCCGCTTGGAAAAATGATTGGTAACAAAAACGAAATTATCGAATCACTTTCAATTCTTCAAGGAAACCAATCCCAACTTAGCGATTTTGCTAGCGAATTAGTAGCTCAAACTTTATCTGAGGTTGAAAAAATTAAACTGGAAAAAGCTCGGGAAAAAGTCGCTAATATTATTGAATCTGGAATTCCAAGTGAAATTTTCCTGAAAATGGTTAGTTCTCAAGGCGGAAATCCAACGACAATTCAGTCTTCAAACTTTTGAATTCCCGCTTATAAAGAGGAAATTTTTGCTCCACAAAACGGTTATATTAAATGAGAAAACGCCTCAATTTTTGGGAAAATTGTTGCTTTTTTAGGTGGTGGACGCACTAAATTGAACCAAAAAATTGACTATGAAGCTGGAATTTCTCTTGAGGTTGAAACTGGAACTTATGTCCAAGAAGATCAACTAATTTTCACACTGTTTTCTTCAAATCCAATCGACCTTCAAAAAATTCAGGATCTAATTACTAAAACATTTTCGATTAATCCTGAACCTGAGTTCCAACAAATGTTTCTTAACTAA
- the deoD gene encoding purine-nucleoside phosphorylase, with protein MTAHIEAKKNEISPIVLMPGDPLRAEFIAKNFLKDAKLVSKVRNNFIFTGKYKGKKVTVASSGMGSGSIGIYAYELFKFYNVEKIIRIGSAGSYDKNLEIYDLVIANSAWSDSCSFPALVSGKQTHLAQPDLELVANLFHSATKLKLNPTYARIHSTDVFYSSRELEKTISSSKAKAVEMESFALFTIASHLGKQAASILTISDNLITKSELDPLARQEKFGEMIKIALGAI; from the coding sequence ATGACAGCACATATTGAAGCTAAGAAAAACGAAATTTCACCAATTGTTCTAATGCCTGGCGATCCGTTACGGGCAGAGTTTATTGCTAAAAATTTTCTAAAAGACGCAAAATTAGTCTCAAAAGTCCGTAATAATTTTATTTTTACTGGTAAGTATAAAGGTAAAAAAGTAACAGTTGCTTCATCAGGGATGGGATCAGGATCGATTGGAATTTATGCTTATGAATTGTTTAAGTTTTATAATGTTGAAAAAATAATTCGTATCGGGTCAGCGGGATCTTATGATAAAAATCTTGAAATTTATGACCTTGTAATTGCTAATTCAGCTTGGTCAGATTCTTGCTCCTTTCCAGCACTTGTTAGCGGAAAACAAACACATTTAGCACAACCTGATCTTGAATTAGTTGCAAATTTATTTCATAGTGCGACAAAATTAAAGTTAAATCCGACTTATGCAAGAATTCATTCAACCGATGTTTTTTATTCAAGTCGTGAATTAGAAAAAACAATTTCCTCATCAAAGGCAAAAGCAGTTGAAATGGAATCATTTGCACTATTTACAATTGCAAGCCATTTAGGAAAGCAAGCAGCTTCAATTTTGACTATTTCTGATAATCTTATTACCAAATCCGAACTTGACCCGCTTGCAAGACAAGAAAAATTCGGCGAAATGATCAAAATTGCCCTTGGAGCGATTTAG